Within the Pseudomonas orientalis genome, the region TGGTTGGGGAAGTCGTTGATGTAGGCCGAACCGATGGCCGACGACAATACATTGCCGACATCGGCAAACGCCACGCCCAGCGCATTGGCCTGCTTGCGGTCCACTTCCAGCTGTACCTGCGGGGCTTCGGCCAGAGCGCTTTCGCGCACGTTGGCCAGGATCGGGCTTTTCGCGGCCGCTTCCAGCAACTCGGTTCGCGCGGCCATCAACCCCGCGTGGCCGACGCCGCCACGGTCCTGCAAGCGGAACTCGAAACCGCTGGAGGTGCCGAGGCCGTCTACCGGAGGGGGCAGCACCGCATAGGCAATCGCATCCTTGAGCTCGCTGAAGGCCATGTTGGCGCGGTCGGCAATCGAGGAGGCCGAATCATCGCTGCCGCGCTCGGACCAGTCCTTGAGCGTGGTAAACGCCAGCGCCGCGTTCTGCCCGGAGCCGGAGAAGCTGAAGCCCATGATCATGGTGGTATCGCCCACCCCCGGTTCCGTGGCGTTGTGCGCCTCGATCCGCTCGGCCACCTGCACCGTGCGGTTCTTGCTCGCGCCCGGCGGCAGTTGAATATCGGTGATGGTGTAGCCCTGGTCTTCCACCGGCAGGAACGAGGAGGGCAGACGACTGAACAACAGCCCCAGGCCCACCAGCAGCACCAGATAGATCAGCAGGTAGCGGCCGCTGCGCTTGAGGGCATAGGCCACCCAGCCTTCGTAGCGGTCGGTGAGCTGTTCGAAGCGACGATTGAACCAGCCGAAGAAGCCGCCCTTGGCATGGTGCTCGCCCTGGGCAATCGGCTTGAGCAAGGTGGCGCACAGCGCCGGGGTCAAGGTCAGGGCCAGAAACGCCGAGAACAGGATCGAGGTGGCCATCGACAGTGAGAACTGCTGGTAGATCACCCCCACCGAGCCTGGCATGAACGCCATCGGCAGGAAGACCGCCACCAGTACCAGGGTGATACCGACGATGGCGCCGGTGATCTGGCCCATCGCCTTTTTCGTAGCGTCCTTGGGCGACAGGCCCTCAGTCGCCATGATCCGCTCGACGTTCTCCACCACCACAATCGCATCGTCCACCAGGATACCGATCGCCAGCACCATGCCGAACATGGTCAGCACGTTGATCGAAAACCCCAGCAACAGCATGGTGGCAAAGGTGCCCATCAGTGCAATCGGCACCACCAGCGTAGGGATCAGGGTGTAGCGCACGTTCTGCAGGAACAGGAACATCACCGCGAACACCAGCGCCATCGCCTCGAGCAAGGTGTAGACCACCTTGGTAATCGAGACTTTGACGAACGGCGAGGTGTCATAGGGGATCTTGTATTCAACATTGGCCGGGAAATAGCGCGACAGCTCGTCCATCTTCGCCCGCACCAGGGTCGCGGTGTTCAGCGCGTTGGCGCCGGGCGACAGCTGCACGCTGACGGCGGTGGACGGCTTGCCGTTCAGGCGCGTGGAGAATTGGTATTCCTGGCTGCCGACTTCCACCCGCGCCACATCGCCGATGCGCACGGTGGAGCCGTCAGGGTTGGCCTTGAGCACGATGTCGGCGAACTCTGCCGGCGTCGACAATTGGCCCTTGACCAGAATCGCCGCGGTGATTTCCTGGGTGTTGGTGCCCGGCAGATCACCGATGCTGCCCGCCGAGACCTGGGCGTTCTGCGCGCTGATCGCCGCGTTGACGTCCGCCGGCGTGAGGTTGAAGCCGATCAGCTTCTGCGGGTCGATCCAGATGCGCATGGCGCGCTCGGCGCCATACAGCTGGGCCTTGCCCACCCCGTCCAGGCGCTTTAGTTCGTTCATCACGTTGCGCGCCAGGTAATCGCTGAGCGCCACGTCATCGAGCTTGCCGTCGTTGGACGTCAGTGTCACCAGCAGCAGGAAGCCGGCGGACACCTTCTCCACCTGCAAGCCTTGTTGCGTCACCGCCTGGGGCAGGCGCGGCTCCACCGCCTTGAGACGGTTCTGCACATCCACCTGGGCCATTTCCGGGTTGGTGCCCGGTTGGAACGTGGCGGTAATGGTCGCCGAACCCAGGCTGCTCTGGGACTCGAAATACAGCAGGTGATCGGCGCCGTTGAGCTCCTGCTCGATCAGGCTGACCACGCTTTCATCCAGGGTCTGGGCCGAAGCGCCAGGGTACACCGCGTAGATTTCCACCTTGGGCGGCGCGACGTTGGGGTATTGGGCCACCGGCAATTGCGGGATCGCCAGGAAGCCGGCCAGCAAAATGAACAAGGCCACCACCCAGGCAAAAATCGGGCGGTCGATAAAGAACTGCGGCATGGCGGGTTATTCCTTCACGAGCGGGCTGTCGTCCACTTCAACTTTTTCACCGGGGCGTGCATGTTGCAGGCCTTCGACGACAATGCGGTCACCGGGCTTGAGGCCGCTGCTGACGATCCAGCGATCCTCGATCACCGCGCCCAACTCCACCGGCTGCTGGCGCACGGTTTGCTCGCCGTCCAGCAACAGCACCATGGGGATGCCGGCGCTGTCGCGGGTGATGGCGCGTTGCGGCACGCTCAGGCCTTGCTTGTCGACCGCCTGTTCCAGACGCACCCGCACAAAGCTGCCGGGCAGCAGGTCGAGGTCCGGGTTGGGGAACTCGCTGCGCAGGATGATCTGCCCGGTGCCCGGGTCGACGCTGATTTCGGCGAACAGCAGCTTGCCCGGCAACGGGTACAGGCTGCCGTCGTCCTGGATCAGGGTGGCCTTGGCCTGGTCCTGGCCGACCTGCTTCAAGCTGCCGGCACGAAAGGCCCGGCGCAGGTCATTGAGCTCGCGGGTCGACTGGGTCAGGTCGGCGTGGATCGGGTCCAACTGCTGGATGACCGCCAGCGGCGTGGCTTCGTTCTGGCCGACCAGCGCGCCTTCGGTCACCAGGGCACGGCCGATGCGCCCGGAAATCGGCGCGGTCACGGTGGCGTAGCCCAGGTTCAATTTGGCGCGCTCCACGGCGGCCTTGTTGGCGGCGACTTCGGCGTTGGTCTGGCGCAGGGCGGCGCGGGCGTTGTCGTATTCCTGGCCGCTGATGGCATTGCCTTCGACCAACTGGCTGTAGCGCTGCTCCTGCAGGCGCGCCTGGAAGGCGTTGGCCTCGGCTTTGCTCAGGTTGGCCTGGGCGCTGTCGAGGTCGGCCTTGAACGGCGCCGGGTCGATGCGAAACAGCACCTCGCCCTGTTTCACGTCATGGCCTTCATTGAACACGCGTTGCATCACCACCCCGGCAACCCGGGCGCGCACTTCGGCAATGCGCGGCGCGGCAATGCGCCCGCTCAATTCGCTGGTGATGGACAGCGGCTTGGCTTGCAGCGTCTCGATTCGCACTTTGGCCAGGGGCATTTCCGGCGCCTCGGCTGTGGACTTGTCACACGCGCTCAGCGCCAATGTGAGGGCCAACAGGCAAAACGGCGCAAACAGATTCTTCGACATGCTCTTATCCCAATATTGACTGGCGCATCCTAAAGTCACCTGCGCCGTGGTGCTGTGAAGCTGTGTAGGTCGTGTGTGAAGAAATGTAAGGGTCGGGGCGCGGGGCGCTGAGGGCGTATATCCTTGCACAACCTTGCTTACAATGAAGATCAAATGTGGGAGGGGGCTTGCCCTCGATGACAGGGTGCCAGTCGACTTTTGACCAGCTGACACACCGCTATCGGGGGCAAGCCCCCTCCCACATTGGATGTGTGTACGACACCTCACTGTATTTTCTGGAAACACCTTCATGCCCAACATCCTCCTGGTGGAAGACGACGCCGCACTCTCCGAGCTGATTGCCAGCTATCTGGAGCGCAATGGCTACCACGTCAGCGTGCTCAGCCGTGGTGACCTGGTCCGTGAACGGGCGCGGCTGAACCCGCCGGACCTGGTGATCCTCGACCTGATGCTGCCCGGCCTCGACGGCCTGCAGGTCTGCCGTCTGCTGCGCGCGGACTCCGCGGGCCTGCCGATCCTGATGCTCACGGCCCGTGACGACAGCCACGATCAGGTGCTGGGCCTGGAAATGGGCGCCGACGATTATGTGACCAAACCCTGTGAACCCCGCGTGCTGCTCGCCCGTGTGCGCACCTTGCTGCGCCGCAGCAGTTTGTCGGAACCGCAGGTGGCCAGCGACCGCATCATCATGGGCAATCTGTGCATCGACCTGTCCGAGCGCAGCGTCACCTGGCGCGAGCAGGCGGTGGAGTTGTCCAGCGGCGAGTACAACCTGCTGGTGGTGCTGGCGCGGCATGCCGGGGAAGTGCTCAGCCGCGACCAGATCCTGCAGCGTCTGCGCGGTATCGAGTTCAACGGCACCGACCGCTCGGTGGACGTGGCCATCTCCAAGCTGCGCCGCAAGTTCGACGACCACGCCGGTGAAGCGCGCAAGATCAAGACGGTGTGGGGCAAGGGCTACCTGTTCAGCCGTTCCGAGTGGGAATGCTGAGCCATGTTTCGTGTCCTGTTGCGCCTCTACCTGATCACCATCGTCACCTACAGTGCGGCGATTTTCCTGATCCCCAAGCTGGTGATCCAGCTGTTCGAACACCGCTACATGGACTACAACGTCGAACAGTCCCGTGGCCTGCAAACGCTTATCGTCAAGCAATACCTGCGCGCGCCGGTGGAACGCTGGTCGCAGGTCACCGAGCAACTGAGCCGCGACTTCGCGCCGTTGAAGGTGCAATTGCTGCTGCGCCAGGACGCGCGCTACACGCCGGCCGAGGAGCGCTTGCTCGAGCAGGGCAAACCGGTGATCCGCCTGGGTGAGTGGGGCTGGATGGAGGAAGTCAGCTCGCCGATCAACGAGCAGTTCGCGGTCAAACTGATCATCCCGCCGGACCCGCTTGACATGAACCTGCTGTACTGGTCGATGAACGTGCTGGTCGGCGCCGCGCTGCTGGCCTGTCTGCTGGTGTGGTTGCGGCCCCATTGGCGCGACCTGGAGCGTCTGAAAAGCACCGCCGCGCAGTTGGGCAAGGGCAACCTGGGCGAACGCACGCAGATTCCGCCCAGTTCCAGCATCGGCAGCCTGGCGGCGGTGTTCGACGCCATGGCCAATGACATTGAGCATCTGTTGAACCAGCAGCGCGACCTGCTTAACGCGGTGTCCCACGAGCTGCGCACACCGCTGACTCGCCTGGATTTCGGCCTGGCCCTGGCGCTATCGGAAGATTTGCCTGCGGCCAGCCGGGAACGCTTGCAGGGCCTGGTGGCGCATATTCGCGAGCTGGATGAGCTGGTGCTGGAATTGCTGTCCTACAGCCGCCTGCAAAACCCGGCGCAGTTGCCCGAGCGCGTGGAGGTGGTGCTGGATGAATTTATCGACAGCGTATTGGGCAGTGTCGACGATGAACTGGAAAACCCCGACATCGTCATCGATGTGGCGCTCGACTGCGCCGTGGAACGCTTCAGCCTCGACCCGCGCCTGACCGCCCGCGCCCTGCAGAACCTGTTGCGTAACGCCACGCGGTATTGCGACAAGCGCATCCAGGTCGGCGTCAAGGTGTGCCCCAAGGGCTGTGAAATTCGCGTGGATGATGACGGTATCGGCATCCCGCCGGACCAGCGCGAACGCATCTTCGAGCCGTTCTATCGCCTGGACCGTAGCCGCGACCGCGCCACCGGTGGTTTCGGCCTGGGCCTGGCCATCAGCCGACGCGCCCTGGAAGCCCAGGGCGGCACCTTGACCGCCGAGGCTTCACCGCTGGGTGGGGCGCGGTTTCGCGTGTGGTTGCCCACCGTCGATTGATCAAGGCAGTTTGACGCGCGGCCATCGCTTGGGTCGTCCTTATCTGGCTTAAAAGGCATAAAGTCAGATCATATTGGTATAAGTCGTTATAAGAAAAATCGCTATCCTGCCGCCAGAAATTTATAAGGCCGCAGGTAGTTGTAATGGATGTGGGTAATGTGGGTTTCGTGGTTGCCGGCCTGATTGTAGGTTTTATCGTGGGCATGACGGGCGTCGGTGGGGGCTCGTTGATGACGCCGATCCTGTTGTGGTTCGGCATCAATCCGGCCACTGCCGTGGGCACTGACCTATTGTATGCCGCCATCACCAAGTCCGGTGGGGTGCTGGTGCACAGCAGGAACAGGAACATCGACTGGACCATTACCGGCTGGCTCACCCTGGGCAGCGTGCCGGCGGTGTTGCTGACCCTGTGGTTTCTCGCCAGCCTGCACACCGACCCCAGCGCGATGAATGCGGTGATCAAGCAGGCGCTGGGCGTGGTGCTGCTGTTGACGGCACTGGCGATCCTGTTCAAGCAACGCTTGCTCGCGTTCGCCCAGCGCCATGCCGGTGACGACTACCACATGCGCCCGCGCAATCTGAATGCGCTGACGGTGGTGACGGGCGCGGTGCTCGGCACGATGGTGGCGCTGACGTCCATCGGCGCCGGCGCGCTGGGGACCGTGGCGCTGTTTATTCTGTATCCGTTTCTCGCCACGCGCCGTCTGGTGGGCACCGAGATCGCCCATGCGGTGCCGCTGACGCTGGTGGCGGGGTTGGGTCATGCGAGCATGGGCAATATGGATTGGCATCTGTTGGGGTTTCTGCTGATGGGTTCGCTGCCGGGGATTTATCTGGGCAGTCACATGACCGGCAGGATTCCGGATGCAGTGCTGCGTCCGTGCCTGGCGGTGATGTTGATGGCGGTGGGTTACAAACTGGCGTTCTAGGATGGACGGCGGTCCCGATGTGGGGCTTTGTCGGCCTCTCATCCGACGGGTATCCATCTGACACACCTCGGTCCAAATGTGGGAGGGGGCTTGCCCCCGATGGCGGCCTCTGGGCCGACCAGGGTGTTGGGTCGGACCGAGTACATATCCGTTTCTGCGGTTACGGCTGCTAATGAACGCGGTGCCTGTGAGTTTTTCGCGAGCAAGCTCGCTCCTACGGGCCTTAGGCCTTGGCCGGGCCGTTGCCGATCTGCCAGACAAACGGTGGCTCGGTGCCATTGATTACCCAGTCGCCGACGATCCGTGCTTTGTAGATCAGCGGGTTGTGCGATGAGACTGTTCGCGCATTGCGCCAGTGACGGTCCAGGGCCTTGCCTTGACGCACATCCGAGGCGCCCAGGGCGTTGAACAGTTGGCTTGTGGCCCGCTGGATCAATTCCGACACCACCACCTGGGCCGTTGCCGACTCGATCTCGGCGGCCACGTTGGCTTCGCGTTCGGCCACCTCATCGCCACCGAAGCGTGCCAGATAGGCCCGTTGCGCCGGCAGTGCGGCCTGCAATGCGCTGGCACGGGCTGCATACACGAGCGCGGCGACTTCGCCTACCACTTGTTGCACCTGCGCGTCCTGGCTGACATGCGGGGCATTGCCGTGGCTGTAGATGCGTGTGCGCGTGCGTACCTGCTGGGCGACGTCATTGAGCGCCGCACGGCCGATGCCGGCCAGGGTGGCGAGCAGCACCAGTTGATAAAACGCGGTCTGGTATTTGAAACGGGTGGCAAAGTCGATCACGTTTTGCCCCTCGACCACGGCATCGGTAAAGCGCGTGGTGCCGCTGCCGGTGGTGCGTTGGCCAAAGCCGTCCCAGTCATCGCTTTGCACCACCCCGGGCTGGCGCGTGCGGGTGGCGGCGATGACGTCGCCGCCGGTGTCGCTGCGTTGGGCGTATACATCGATCCAGTCGGAGAAAATGCTGCCGGTGCTGTAGAACTTTTCACCGTTGAGTTTCCAGTTGTCACCGTCGGGGCTGACCTGGGTGATCACATCACCGATGGCCACGTTGCCGATTTCAGTCCAGGCGCAGCCGACGATGTCGCCGTCGACAAAGCGCTTGAACCACAGGTCGCGACCCGCACTCGGCGGCGCGTTCAGGCGGTCCTCGGCAAACGCAAAGTGCCCGCGCAGGGTCTGGGGCACGTTGGAATCGGCGGCGGCGAGTTCGATCAGCAGTTCGAACAGCTGCGGCAGCGACGCGCCGCCGCCGCCATATTCCACCGGCACCCGCACCGCGCCAAAACCGGCTTCCTTCAACCAGCGGATCGGCTCATGGGGCAGGGTGCGGCTGTGTTCGCGTTCCACCGCGCCGTCGGCGATGCGCTGGAAGATGGGACGGAAACGTTCGGCCAGGGCGGGGTAGTCGACGCCGGTGGACAGCGGGTTGATGACGTGTTGCTCGGTCATGGGTGCGGCTCCTGGGCTGTGATCAAGTCCCTGGGGGTTTGCACAGTCCGTGCCGGGCGCAGCGGCCCGTGTTTACGGCGAGGGACCGCCAGTCGTTGTTGCTCCAGCAACAGTGTTTGCACAAAACGCATCCATCCAAGACAGTCGCGCAGCCTCGCGTCACCCCAGGTTTTGCGCCACAACCCCCAAGGCCAGGGCATCTATCCATGGCTGGCACGCTTGCTGCTCAAGCCCTCCTACATTCCTTTGTGCGAGGTACCCCCCGATGAGTCAAGATGCCGTGAAATTTGCCTATTGGGTGCCCAACGTCAGCGGTGGGCTGGTGGTCAGCAAGATCGAACAGCGCACCCACTGGGGCATCGACTACAACCGTAAACTGGCGCAATTGGCCGAAGCCGCCGGCTTCGAATATGGCCTGACCCAGATTCGCTTCACCGCCGGCTACGGCGCCGAGAACCAACACGAGTCAGTGGCGTTCAGCCACGCGCTGCTCGCGGCGACCACCACCCTCAAGGTGATTGCGGCGATCCTGCCGGGTCCCTGGCAACCGGCGCTGGCGGCCAAGCAGTTGGCGACCATCGACCAGCTCACCAACGGTCGCATCGCGGTGAATATCGTCAGTGGCTGGTTCAAGGGCGAGTTCCAGGCCATCGGCGAACCGTGGCTGGAGCACGATGAGCGCTATCGTCGCTCCGAAGAATTCATTCGCGCCTTGAAAGGTGTGTGGACACAGGACGATTTCACCTTCAAGGGTGACTTTTACCGTTTCAACAATTACACCCTCAGGCCCAAGCCACTGGGCCAGCCCGAAGTGTTCCAGGGCGGCAGTTCAAGGGCCGCGCGCGACATGGCGGCGCGAGTGTCGGACTGGTACTTCACCAACGGCAACACCCCCGAAGGCATCAAGGCCCAGGTCGACGATATCCGTGCCAAGGCCGCCGCCAATAATCATTCGGTAAAGATCGGCGTCAACGCCTTCGTGATCGCTCGCGACACTGAAGAAGAAGCGCGGGCCGTGCTGGCGGACATTATCGACAAAGCCGACCCGGAAGCGGTCAACGCCTTTGGTGATGCCGCCAGGCAAGCGGGCAAAGCGTCACCGGAAGGCGAGGGCAATTGGGCCAAGTCCAGCTTTGAAGATCTGGTGCAGTACAACGACGGCTTCAAGACCAACCTGATCGGCACACCACAGCAGATCGCCGAGCGCATCGTCGCGCTCAAGGCCGTGGGCGTGGACCTGGTGCTGGCTGGTTTCCTGCATTTCCAGGAAGAAGTGGAGTACTTCGGCAAGCGCGTGTTGCCGCTGGTGCGTGAGCTGGAAGCCGAGGCCTCCGTCAAGCAGGTGGCCTGAGCCGGTTGATCGTTCCCACGCTCTGCGTGGGAATGCATCCTGTGACGCTCTGCGTCACGACTTCAAGAGCGTCCAGGGCGGCATTCCCACGCGGAGCGTAGGAACGATCGGGTCAGGCGGTTGGTTGCAGGGTCAACACCTCAAAGCCATCCGCCGTCACCGCGACCGTATGTTCCCACTGCGCCGACAGGCTGTTGTCCCTGGTCACCACCGTCCAGCCATCCTTGAGGCTGCGTACTTTGGCGCTGCCCTGGTTGAGCATCGGCTCGATGGTGAACACCATGCCTTCGCGCAGTTCCAGCCCGGTGCCGGGGTTGCCAAAGTGCAGGATTTGCGGTTCTTCGTGCATGTCCCGGCCGATGCCATGGCCGCAGTATTCACGCACCACGCTGTAGCCGTTGGCCTGCGCATGGCATTGGATCGCATGGCCGATGTCACCCAGGCGCGCGCCGGGCTTGACCTGGCGGATGCCGGCCCACATCGCTTCGAAGGTCATTTCTACCAGGCGTCGCGCCTTGGGCGTCACCGTGCCGATCATGTACATCTTGCTGGAGTCGGCGATAAAGCCGCCTTTTTCCAGGGTAATGTCGATGTTGATGATGTCGCCATCCTTAAGGATTTGCTTCGCGCTCGGCATGCCGTGACACACCACTTCATTGATCGATGTATTGATGCTGAAGGGGTAGTCATATTGCCCGAGGCTGGCCGGGCGGGCCTGCAACACCTGGCGGATGAAGGTTTCGACGGCGTTGTCCAGTTCCAGGGTGGAGCGGCCGGCGGCGACAAAGCCATCGAGCATGCTGAACACCTGGGCCAGCAGGCGCCCGGACTCGCGCATCAGCGCAAGCTGTTGCGGCGTCTTGATCATTGGCTGCGCCCCCTGATCAGGTCGGGTTTGTCCAGCAACAATTTGTTGATCAGGTCGTTGTAGGGCAACTGAGGGTTGAGCTCGGCAAGCAGGCCGATCTTGATCCAGAACTCGGCCTGGGCGTTGATGGAACGGTCCATCGCAGCGCTGGCCAGGCGCAGTTGTTCGTGCAGTTGGTCGGTGATCTTGACGATGCCCATAAGCTTCACTGTGGGGGATTTATATACGAAGCGTATATGTTTCGTATGTTTTTCGAAAGTCCCGCTCGACGGCTGGTGGGCGGGTTGATTGTTTGCCATATGTTGCCGAAAAAACGGCCACGCCAGTCGCGTCCGACGCGAGACCCTCGGTTAAACGTTTAATCGGCGCGGTTCGACGATGATGTGAGCTGGCGTATGTACGGCGTATAAGCAAGCGCTGAGCTTATGAAGAAAGGTTACAACCGCAATGGATTTTGCCGAGTAGGCTCATTAGTTGAAGGCGTCTTCCAAGGCCGGCAAGACGTGGCAGGCAAGTGCCTGCCGGACCCCTATAAAAACTGTTGGCAGTCTCAAACAAGGAGAGGTTAGCCATGCTTTCGGAACTAGAGCTTCGCAGCATTATTGAAGGAAGTTTCCTGCCCAAGCGGTGTGAATGCACCAAAGCCGAAGATGCGTCACTGACGATCAAGGTGTACGACGATCGCGACCGTGATCGCGTGGAGTTGGAGGTCAAAGGCATCAACGCTGACAGACTCGATAGCAGTCGCGCCATTTGCAACCTGATCACCGAGCTTCGTGAGGACCTCAAGCAGAGCCATGCGCCGGTCCTGCGGCGAGCAGGAGGGC harbors:
- a CDS encoding efflux RND transporter permease subunit, whose protein sequence is MPQFFIDRPIFAWVVALFILLAGFLAIPQLPVAQYPNVAPPKVEIYAVYPGASAQTLDESVVSLIEQELNGADHLLYFESQSSLGSATITATFQPGTNPEMAQVDVQNRLKAVEPRLPQAVTQQGLQVEKVSAGFLLLVTLTSNDGKLDDVALSDYLARNVMNELKRLDGVGKAQLYGAERAMRIWIDPQKLIGFNLTPADVNAAISAQNAQVSAGSIGDLPGTNTQEITAAILVKGQLSTPAEFADIVLKANPDGSTVRIGDVARVEVGSQEYQFSTRLNGKPSTAVSVQLSPGANALNTATLVRAKMDELSRYFPANVEYKIPYDTSPFVKVSITKVVYTLLEAMALVFAVMFLFLQNVRYTLIPTLVVPIALMGTFATMLLLGFSINVLTMFGMVLAIGILVDDAIVVVENVERIMATEGLSPKDATKKAMGQITGAIVGITLVLVAVFLPMAFMPGSVGVIYQQFSLSMATSILFSAFLALTLTPALCATLLKPIAQGEHHAKGGFFGWFNRRFEQLTDRYEGWVAYALKRSGRYLLIYLVLLVGLGLLFSRLPSSFLPVEDQGYTITDIQLPPGASKNRTVQVAERIEAHNATEPGVGDTTMIMGFSFSGSGQNAALAFTTLKDWSERGSDDSASSIADRANMAFSELKDAIAYAVLPPPVDGLGTSSGFEFRLQDRGGVGHAGLMAARTELLEAAAKSPILANVRESALAEAPQVQLEVDRKQANALGVAFADVGNVLSSAIGSAYINDFPNQGRMQRVVVQAEGDQRSQVADLMKINVRNNAGKMVPLSAFVEARWTQGPTQLTRYNGYPAIAISGEAAPGHSTGEAMDEIQRLVSQLPAGLGQEWTGLSLQERLSGSQAPILLGLSLLIVFLCLAALYESWSIPTSVLLVVPLGVLGAVLAVSLRGMPNDVFFKVGLITIIGLSAKNAILIIEFAKDLYEQGEDLIDATLKAARLRLRPIIMTSLAFILGVVPLAIATGASSASQQAIGTGVIGGMITATLAVVFVPVFFVVVMKLVRKRDKDA
- a CDS encoding efflux RND transporter periplasmic adaptor subunit, with the protein product MSKNLFAPFCLLALTLALSACDKSTAEAPEMPLAKVRIETLQAKPLSITSELSGRIAAPRIAEVRARVAGVVMQRVFNEGHDVKQGEVLFRIDPAPFKADLDSAQANLSKAEANAFQARLQEQRYSQLVEGNAISGQEYDNARAALRQTNAEVAANKAAVERAKLNLGYATVTAPISGRIGRALVTEGALVGQNEATPLAVIQQLDPIHADLTQSTRELNDLRRAFRAGSLKQVGQDQAKATLIQDDGSLYPLPGKLLFAEISVDPGTGQIILRSEFPNPDLDLLPGSFVRVRLEQAVDKQGLSVPQRAITRDSAGIPMVLLLDGEQTVRQQPVELGAVIEDRWIVSSGLKPGDRIVVEGLQHARPGEKVEVDDSPLVKE
- a CDS encoding response regulator transcription factor, giving the protein MPNILLVEDDAALSELIASYLERNGYHVSVLSRGDLVRERARLNPPDLVILDLMLPGLDGLQVCRLLRADSAGLPILMLTARDDSHDQVLGLEMGADDYVTKPCEPRVLLARVRTLLRRSSLSEPQVASDRIIMGNLCIDLSERSVTWREQAVELSSGEYNLLVVLARHAGEVLSRDQILQRLRGIEFNGTDRSVDVAISKLRRKFDDHAGEARKIKTVWGKGYLFSRSEWEC
- a CDS encoding ATP-binding protein, whose product is MFRVLLRLYLITIVTYSAAIFLIPKLVIQLFEHRYMDYNVEQSRGLQTLIVKQYLRAPVERWSQVTEQLSRDFAPLKVQLLLRQDARYTPAEERLLEQGKPVIRLGEWGWMEEVSSPINEQFAVKLIIPPDPLDMNLLYWSMNVLVGAALLACLLVWLRPHWRDLERLKSTAAQLGKGNLGERTQIPPSSSIGSLAAVFDAMANDIEHLLNQQRDLLNAVSHELRTPLTRLDFGLALALSEDLPAASRERLQGLVAHIRELDELVLELLSYSRLQNPAQLPERVEVVLDEFIDSVLGSVDDELENPDIVIDVALDCAVERFSLDPRLTARALQNLLRNATRYCDKRIQVGVKVCPKGCEIRVDDDGIGIPPDQRERIFEPFYRLDRSRDRATGGFGLGLAISRRALEAQGGTLTAEASPLGGARFRVWLPTVD
- a CDS encoding sulfite exporter TauE/SafE family protein, with protein sequence MDVGNVGFVVAGLIVGFIVGMTGVGGGSLMTPILLWFGINPATAVGTDLLYAAITKSGGVLVHSRNRNIDWTITGWLTLGSVPAVLLTLWFLASLHTDPSAMNAVIKQALGVVLLLTALAILFKQRLLAFAQRHAGDDYHMRPRNLNALTVVTGAVLGTMVALTSIGAGALGTVALFILYPFLATRRLVGTEIAHAVPLTLVAGLGHASMGNMDWHLLGFLLMGSLPGIYLGSHMTGRIPDAVLRPCLAVMLMAVGYKLAF
- a CDS encoding acyl-CoA dehydrogenase family protein, with translation MTEQHVINPLSTGVDYPALAERFRPIFQRIADGAVEREHSRTLPHEPIRWLKEAGFGAVRVPVEYGGGGASLPQLFELLIELAAADSNVPQTLRGHFAFAEDRLNAPPSAGRDLWFKRFVDGDIVGCAWTEIGNVAIGDVITQVSPDGDNWKLNGEKFYSTGSIFSDWIDVYAQRSDTGGDVIAATRTRQPGVVQSDDWDGFGQRTTGSGTTRFTDAVVEGQNVIDFATRFKYQTAFYQLVLLATLAGIGRAALNDVAQQVRTRTRIYSHGNAPHVSQDAQVQQVVGEVAALVYAARASALQAALPAQRAYLARFGGDEVAEREANVAAEIESATAQVVVSELIQRATSQLFNALGASDVRQGKALDRHWRNARTVSSHNPLIYKARIVGDWVINGTEPPFVWQIGNGPAKA
- the sfnG gene encoding dimethylsulfone monooxygenase SfnG encodes the protein MSQDAVKFAYWVPNVSGGLVVSKIEQRTHWGIDYNRKLAQLAEAAGFEYGLTQIRFTAGYGAENQHESVAFSHALLAATTTLKVIAAILPGPWQPALAAKQLATIDQLTNGRIAVNIVSGWFKGEFQAIGEPWLEHDERYRRSEEFIRALKGVWTQDDFTFKGDFYRFNNYTLRPKPLGQPEVFQGGSSRAARDMAARVSDWYFTNGNTPEGIKAQVDDIRAKAAANNHSVKIGVNAFVIARDTEEEARAVLADIIDKADPEAVNAFGDAARQAGKASPEGEGNWAKSSFEDLVQYNDGFKTNLIGTPQQIAERIVALKAVGVDLVLAGFLHFQEEVEYFGKRVLPLVRELEAEASVKQVA
- the map gene encoding type I methionyl aminopeptidase, which codes for MIKTPQQLALMRESGRLLAQVFSMLDGFVAAGRSTLELDNAVETFIRQVLQARPASLGQYDYPFSINTSINEVVCHGMPSAKQILKDGDIINIDITLEKGGFIADSSKMYMIGTVTPKARRLVEMTFEAMWAGIRQVKPGARLGDIGHAIQCHAQANGYSVVREYCGHGIGRDMHEEPQILHFGNPGTGLELREGMVFTIEPMLNQGSAKVRSLKDGWTVVTRDNSLSAQWEHTVAVTADGFEVLTLQPTA
- a CDS encoding ParD-like family protein, with product MGIVKITDQLHEQLRLASAAMDRSINAQAEFWIKIGLLAELNPQLPYNDLINKLLLDKPDLIRGRSQ
- a CDS encoding DUF1652 domain-containing protein, translated to MLSELELRSIIEGSFLPKRCECTKAEDASLTIKVYDDRDRDRVELEVKGINADRLDSSRAICNLITELREDLKQSHAPVLRRAGGRGF